In the Mus pahari chromosome 19, PAHARI_EIJ_v1.1, whole genome shotgun sequence genome, one interval contains:
- the Ccdc9 gene encoding coiled-coil domain-containing protein 9 isoform X1, which produces MMATTLDLKSKEEKDAELDKRIEALRRKNEALIRRYQEIEEDRKKAELEGVAVTAPRKSRSMEKENMAVEEKSLGPSRRTPGTPRPTGASRGGRTHPQQGGRAGVGRASRGWEDGAGEQLRGGPGGRGRRGRGRGPPHLLGAVDNSTSDRKSKEWEERRRQNIEKMNEEMEKIAEYERNQREGVLEPNPVRNFLDDPRRRGGPLEESERDRREGSRRHGRNWGGSDFERVRSGLEQERQGRRAGLGSGGDMTMSMTGRERSEYLRWRQEREKIDQERLQRHRKPTGQWRREWDAEKTDGMFKDGPAPTHELSHRYDDQAWARPPKPPTFGEFLSQHKAEVSSRRRRKNSRPQAKVAPRAYSDHDNRWETKEEAVSSAPESSQSISLEETPTQPSETPAPAHRPPEEDGEEDVGEEEEEGEEEEDEEDEEWEDVSEDVTEEEEEEEEFDEEEEGPKDQEAAAVADHQPEAEPAGKPTCEQADPVPAGPQELLSPVPVEPPSPFSPSEDHQPVSDWGGDQPALASLESGPSLAGTLKSEEEGPEASPGGMCEAGGEVGPEGQETAEITDFQRVRFCKVVAAAPPPGAAR; this is translated from the exons ATGATG GCTACCACACTAGATTTGAAGtcaaaggaggagaaggatgCAGAGTTGGACAAGAGGATCGAGGCTCTTCGTCGGAAGAATGAGGCCCTCATCCGGCGCTACCAG GAGATTGAGGAGGATCGGAAAAAAGCTGAACTGGAGGGTGTGGCAGTGACAGCCCCCCGGAAGAGCCGTTCCATGGAGAAGGAGAATATGGCAGTGGAG gAGAAGAGCCTGGGTCCCTCTCGGAGGACTCCTGGGACTCCTCGGCCCACAGGGGCCAGCAGAGGGGGCAGGACCCATCCCCAGCAGGGAGGCCGGGCAGGCGTAGGCCGGGCATCCCGAGGCTGGGAGGATGGTGCCGGGGAGCAGCTTCGAGGGGGTCCTGGGGGCCGGGGCCGGAGGGGCCGGGGGCGGGGACCCCCTCATCTCTTAGGGGCAGTAGACAACTCAACCTCTGATCGAAAGTCCAAG gagtggGAGGAGCGGCGCAGGCAGAACATTGAGAAGATGaatgaggagatggagaagattGCTGAATACGAGCGCAACCAGCGG GAAGGGGTGCTGGAGCCCAACCCAGTACGCAACTTCCTGGATGATCCCCGACGTCGGGGCGGGCCCCTCGAGGAGTCTGAGAGGGACCGCCGGGAAGGCAGCCGCCGGCATGGACGTAACTGGGGAGGCTCAGATTTTGAGCGGGTGCGCTCCGGCTTGGAACAGGAGCGACAG GGCCGCAGGGCCGGCCTGGGCAGTGGGGGCGACATGACGATGTCCATGACGGGCCGGGAGAGGTCAGAGTACCTGcgctggaggcaggagagggagaagatcGACCAGGAGCGTCTGCAGCGACACCGCAAGCCCACCGGGCAGTGGCGGCGGGAGTGGGATGCCGAGAAGACCGATGGCAT GTTCAAGGATGGCCCAGCCCCTACCCATGAACTGTCCCACCGCTATG ATGACCAAGCTTGGGCAAGACCTCCTAAGCCCCCCACTTTTGGAGAATTCCTTTCTCAGCACAAAGCTGAAGTCAGCAGCcgcaggaggagaaagaacagcCGACCTCAGGCCAAGGTGGCCCCTCGTGCCTATAG TGACCACGATAATCGCTGGGAGACAAAAGAGGAAGCTGTGTCCTCAGCCCCAGAGTCCTCTCAGTCCATATCCTTGGAGGAGACACCCACACAG CCTTCTGAGACCCCAGCCCCAGCTCATCGGCCTCCTGAGGAGGATGGTGAGGAAGAtgtgggggaagaagaggaggagggagaagaagaggaagatgaggaagatgaagaatGGGAGGATGTGAGTGAAGATGttactgaggaggaggaagaggaagaagagtttgacgaggaggaagagggtcctaaggaccaggaagcagcagctgtTGCTGATCACCAGCCTGAAGCTGAGCCTGCTGGGAAGCCCACCTGTGAGCAGGCGGACCCCGTGCCTGCCGGGCCCCAGGAGTTGCTGTCCCCAGTCCCTGTTGAACCTCCCAGCCCCTTCTCACCCTCTGAGGACCACCAGCCTGTGTCTGACTGGG GAGGTGACCAGCCAGCCCTTGCCTCCTTGGAGAGCGGGCCCAGCTTGGCAGGAACCCTGAAGTCTGAAGAAGAAGGGCCTGAAGCATCTCCAGGTGGGATGTGTGAAGCTGGTGGAG AGGTGGGCCCCGAGGGCCAGGAGACGGCGGAGATCACAGACTTCCAGAGGGTGCGTTTCTGCAAGGTGGTGGCGGCTGCTCCGCCGCCGGGGGCTGCCCGCTGA
- the Ccdc9 gene encoding coiled-coil domain-containing protein 9 isoform X2, translated as MMATTLDLKSKEEKDAELDKRIEALRRKNEALIRRYQEIEEDRKKAELEGVAVTAPRKSRSMEKENMAVEEKSLGPSRRTPGTPRPTGASRGGRTHPQQGGRAGVGRASRGWEDGAGEQLRGGPGGRGRRGRGRGPPHLLGAVDNSTSDRKSKEWEERRRQNIEKMNEEMEKIAEYERNQREGVLEPNPVRNFLDDPRRRGGPLEESERDRREGSRRHGRNWGGSDFERVRSGLEQERQGRRAGLGSGGDMTMSMTGRERSEYLRWRQEREKIDQERLQRHRKPTGQWRREWDAEKTDGMFKDGPAPTHELSHRYDDQAWARPPKPPTFGEFLSQHKAEVSSRRRRKNSRPQAKVAPRAYSDHDNRWETKEEAVSSAPESSQSISLEETPTQPSETPAPAHRPPEEDGEEDVGEEEEEGEEEEDEEDEEWEDVSEDVTEEEEEEEEFDEEEEGPKDQEAAAVADHQPEAEPAGKPTCEQADPVPAGPQELLSPVPVEPPSPFSPSEDHQPVSDWGGDQPALASLESGPSLAGTLKSEEEGPEASPEVGPEGQETAEITDFQRVRFCKVVAAAPPPGAAR; from the exons ATGATG GCTACCACACTAGATTTGAAGtcaaaggaggagaaggatgCAGAGTTGGACAAGAGGATCGAGGCTCTTCGTCGGAAGAATGAGGCCCTCATCCGGCGCTACCAG GAGATTGAGGAGGATCGGAAAAAAGCTGAACTGGAGGGTGTGGCAGTGACAGCCCCCCGGAAGAGCCGTTCCATGGAGAAGGAGAATATGGCAGTGGAG gAGAAGAGCCTGGGTCCCTCTCGGAGGACTCCTGGGACTCCTCGGCCCACAGGGGCCAGCAGAGGGGGCAGGACCCATCCCCAGCAGGGAGGCCGGGCAGGCGTAGGCCGGGCATCCCGAGGCTGGGAGGATGGTGCCGGGGAGCAGCTTCGAGGGGGTCCTGGGGGCCGGGGCCGGAGGGGCCGGGGGCGGGGACCCCCTCATCTCTTAGGGGCAGTAGACAACTCAACCTCTGATCGAAAGTCCAAG gagtggGAGGAGCGGCGCAGGCAGAACATTGAGAAGATGaatgaggagatggagaagattGCTGAATACGAGCGCAACCAGCGG GAAGGGGTGCTGGAGCCCAACCCAGTACGCAACTTCCTGGATGATCCCCGACGTCGGGGCGGGCCCCTCGAGGAGTCTGAGAGGGACCGCCGGGAAGGCAGCCGCCGGCATGGACGTAACTGGGGAGGCTCAGATTTTGAGCGGGTGCGCTCCGGCTTGGAACAGGAGCGACAG GGCCGCAGGGCCGGCCTGGGCAGTGGGGGCGACATGACGATGTCCATGACGGGCCGGGAGAGGTCAGAGTACCTGcgctggaggcaggagagggagaagatcGACCAGGAGCGTCTGCAGCGACACCGCAAGCCCACCGGGCAGTGGCGGCGGGAGTGGGATGCCGAGAAGACCGATGGCAT GTTCAAGGATGGCCCAGCCCCTACCCATGAACTGTCCCACCGCTATG ATGACCAAGCTTGGGCAAGACCTCCTAAGCCCCCCACTTTTGGAGAATTCCTTTCTCAGCACAAAGCTGAAGTCAGCAGCcgcaggaggagaaagaacagcCGACCTCAGGCCAAGGTGGCCCCTCGTGCCTATAG TGACCACGATAATCGCTGGGAGACAAAAGAGGAAGCTGTGTCCTCAGCCCCAGAGTCCTCTCAGTCCATATCCTTGGAGGAGACACCCACACAG CCTTCTGAGACCCCAGCCCCAGCTCATCGGCCTCCTGAGGAGGATGGTGAGGAAGAtgtgggggaagaagaggaggagggagaagaagaggaagatgaggaagatgaagaatGGGAGGATGTGAGTGAAGATGttactgaggaggaggaagaggaagaagagtttgacgaggaggaagagggtcctaaggaccaggaagcagcagctgtTGCTGATCACCAGCCTGAAGCTGAGCCTGCTGGGAAGCCCACCTGTGAGCAGGCGGACCCCGTGCCTGCCGGGCCCCAGGAGTTGCTGTCCCCAGTCCCTGTTGAACCTCCCAGCCCCTTCTCACCCTCTGAGGACCACCAGCCTGTGTCTGACTGGG GAGGTGACCAGCCAGCCCTTGCCTCCTTGGAGAGCGGGCCCAGCTTGGCAGGAACCCTGAAGTCTGAAGAAGAAGGGCCTGAAGCATCTCCAG AGGTGGGCCCCGAGGGCCAGGAGACGGCGGAGATCACAGACTTCCAGAGGGTGCGTTTCTGCAAGGTGGTGGCGGCTGCTCCGCCGCCGGGGGCTGCCCGCTGA
- the Ccdc9 gene encoding coiled-coil domain-containing protein 9 isoform X3 encodes MMATTLDLKSKEEKDAELDKRIEALRRKNEALIRRYQEIEEDRKKAELEGVAVTAPRKSRSMEKENMAVEEKSLGPSRRTPGTPRPTGASRGGRTHPQQGGRAGVGRASRGWEDGAGEQLRGGPGGRGRRGRGRGPPHLLGAVDNSTSDRKSKEWEERRRQNIEKMNEEMEKIAEYERNQREGVLEPNPVRNFLDDPRRRGGPLEESERDRREGSRRHGRNWGGSDFERVRSGLEQERQGRRAGLGSGGDMTMSMTGRERSEYLRWRQEREKIDQERLQRHRKPTGQWRREWDAEKTDGMFKDGPAPTHELSHRYDDQAWARPPKPPTFGEFLSQHKAEVSSRRRRKNSRPQAKVAPRAYSDHDNRWETKEEAVSSAPESSQSISLEETPTQPSETPAPAHRPPEEDGEEDVGEEEEEGEEEEDEEDEEWEDVSEDVTEEEEEEEEFDEEEEGPKDQEAAAVADHQPEAEPAGKPTCEQADPVPAGPQELLSPVPVEPPSPFSPSEDHQPVSDWGGDQPALASLESGPSLAGTLKSEEEGPEASPEVGPEGQETAEITDFQRAVPQS; translated from the exons ATGATG GCTACCACACTAGATTTGAAGtcaaaggaggagaaggatgCAGAGTTGGACAAGAGGATCGAGGCTCTTCGTCGGAAGAATGAGGCCCTCATCCGGCGCTACCAG GAGATTGAGGAGGATCGGAAAAAAGCTGAACTGGAGGGTGTGGCAGTGACAGCCCCCCGGAAGAGCCGTTCCATGGAGAAGGAGAATATGGCAGTGGAG gAGAAGAGCCTGGGTCCCTCTCGGAGGACTCCTGGGACTCCTCGGCCCACAGGGGCCAGCAGAGGGGGCAGGACCCATCCCCAGCAGGGAGGCCGGGCAGGCGTAGGCCGGGCATCCCGAGGCTGGGAGGATGGTGCCGGGGAGCAGCTTCGAGGGGGTCCTGGGGGCCGGGGCCGGAGGGGCCGGGGGCGGGGACCCCCTCATCTCTTAGGGGCAGTAGACAACTCAACCTCTGATCGAAAGTCCAAG gagtggGAGGAGCGGCGCAGGCAGAACATTGAGAAGATGaatgaggagatggagaagattGCTGAATACGAGCGCAACCAGCGG GAAGGGGTGCTGGAGCCCAACCCAGTACGCAACTTCCTGGATGATCCCCGACGTCGGGGCGGGCCCCTCGAGGAGTCTGAGAGGGACCGCCGGGAAGGCAGCCGCCGGCATGGACGTAACTGGGGAGGCTCAGATTTTGAGCGGGTGCGCTCCGGCTTGGAACAGGAGCGACAG GGCCGCAGGGCCGGCCTGGGCAGTGGGGGCGACATGACGATGTCCATGACGGGCCGGGAGAGGTCAGAGTACCTGcgctggaggcaggagagggagaagatcGACCAGGAGCGTCTGCAGCGACACCGCAAGCCCACCGGGCAGTGGCGGCGGGAGTGGGATGCCGAGAAGACCGATGGCAT GTTCAAGGATGGCCCAGCCCCTACCCATGAACTGTCCCACCGCTATG ATGACCAAGCTTGGGCAAGACCTCCTAAGCCCCCCACTTTTGGAGAATTCCTTTCTCAGCACAAAGCTGAAGTCAGCAGCcgcaggaggagaaagaacagcCGACCTCAGGCCAAGGTGGCCCCTCGTGCCTATAG TGACCACGATAATCGCTGGGAGACAAAAGAGGAAGCTGTGTCCTCAGCCCCAGAGTCCTCTCAGTCCATATCCTTGGAGGAGACACCCACACAG CCTTCTGAGACCCCAGCCCCAGCTCATCGGCCTCCTGAGGAGGATGGTGAGGAAGAtgtgggggaagaagaggaggagggagaagaagaggaagatgaggaagatgaagaatGGGAGGATGTGAGTGAAGATGttactgaggaggaggaagaggaagaagagtttgacgaggaggaagagggtcctaaggaccaggaagcagcagctgtTGCTGATCACCAGCCTGAAGCTGAGCCTGCTGGGAAGCCCACCTGTGAGCAGGCGGACCCCGTGCCTGCCGGGCCCCAGGAGTTGCTGTCCCCAGTCCCTGTTGAACCTCCCAGCCCCTTCTCACCCTCTGAGGACCACCAGCCTGTGTCTGACTGGG GAGGTGACCAGCCAGCCCTTGCCTCCTTGGAGAGCGGGCCCAGCTTGGCAGGAACCCTGAAGTCTGAAGAAGAAGGGCCTGAAGCATCTCCAG AGGTGGGCCCCGAGGGCCAGGAGACGGCGGAGATCACAGACTTCCAGAGG GCCGTCCCGCAGTCCTGA
- the Inafm1 gene encoding putative transmembrane protein INAFM1, producing the protein MRGSSCVGSGGESPGGSGLSEGPRGRWLRLAPVCAYFLCVSLAAVLLAVYYGLIWVPTRPPAGPADPLPSAGAAPCARAAPPAPPPAASCLLGASGGPRPQPGLPRSRRHSRRPAPGATRETAHRAPG; encoded by the coding sequence ATGCGGGGCTCGAGCTGCGTGGGCAGTGGTGGCGAGAGCCCGGGTGGCTCAGGGCTGAGCGAGGGGCCCCGCGGCCGATGGCTGCGGCTCGCCCCTGTCTGCGCCTACTTCCTGTGTGTGTCCTTGGCCGCTGTGCTGCTTGCTGTGTACTACGGGCTCATCTGGGTTCCCACGCGGCCGCCTGCGGGCCCCGCCGACCCCCTGCCCAGCGCTGGGGCCGCTCCGTGTGCTCGAGCAGCCCCGCCCGCCCCGCCTCCGGCCGCATCCTGCTTGCTTGGGGCCTCCGGCGGGCCACGGCCGCAGCCAGGACTGCCACGGAGCCGCCGCCACAGCCGCCGCCCAGCTCCGGGAGCGACGCGGGAGACCGCGCACCGAGCGCCTGGATAG
- the Ccdc9 gene encoding coiled-coil domain-containing protein 9 isoform X4: MMATTLDLKSKEEKDAELDKRIEALRRKNEALIRRYQEIEEDRKKAELEGVAVTAPRKSRSMEKENMAVEEKSLGPSRRTPGTPRPTGASRGGRTHPQQGGRAGEWEERRRQNIEKMNEEMEKIAEYERNQREGVLEPNPVRNFLDDPRRRGGPLEESERDRREGSRRHGRNWGGSDFERVRSGLEQERQGRRAGLGSGGDMTMSMTGRERSEYLRWRQEREKIDQERLQRHRKPTGQWRREWDAEKTDGMFKDGPAPTHELSHRYDDQAWARPPKPPTFGEFLSQHKAEVSSRRRRKNSRPQAKVAPRAYSDHDNRWETKEEAVSSAPESSQSISLEETPTQQPSETPAPAHRPPEEDGEEDVGEEEEEGEEEEDEEDEEWEDVSEDVTEEEEEEEEFDEEEEGPKDQEAAAVADHQPEAEPAGKPTCEQADPVPAGPQELLSPVPVEPPSPFSPSEDHQPVSDWGGDQPALASLESGPSLAGTLKSEEEGPEASPEVGPEGQETAEITDFQRVRFCKVVAAAPPPGAAR, encoded by the exons ATGATG GCTACCACACTAGATTTGAAGtcaaaggaggagaaggatgCAGAGTTGGACAAGAGGATCGAGGCTCTTCGTCGGAAGAATGAGGCCCTCATCCGGCGCTACCAG GAGATTGAGGAGGATCGGAAAAAAGCTGAACTGGAGGGTGTGGCAGTGACAGCCCCCCGGAAGAGCCGTTCCATGGAGAAGGAGAATATGGCAGTGGAG gAGAAGAGCCTGGGTCCCTCTCGGAGGACTCCTGGGACTCCTCGGCCCACAGGGGCCAGCAGAGGGGGCAGGACCCATCCCCAGCAGGGAGGCCGGGCAGGC gagtggGAGGAGCGGCGCAGGCAGAACATTGAGAAGATGaatgaggagatggagaagattGCTGAATACGAGCGCAACCAGCGG GAAGGGGTGCTGGAGCCCAACCCAGTACGCAACTTCCTGGATGATCCCCGACGTCGGGGCGGGCCCCTCGAGGAGTCTGAGAGGGACCGCCGGGAAGGCAGCCGCCGGCATGGACGTAACTGGGGAGGCTCAGATTTTGAGCGGGTGCGCTCCGGCTTGGAACAGGAGCGACAG GGCCGCAGGGCCGGCCTGGGCAGTGGGGGCGACATGACGATGTCCATGACGGGCCGGGAGAGGTCAGAGTACCTGcgctggaggcaggagagggagaagatcGACCAGGAGCGTCTGCAGCGACACCGCAAGCCCACCGGGCAGTGGCGGCGGGAGTGGGATGCCGAGAAGACCGATGGCAT GTTCAAGGATGGCCCAGCCCCTACCCATGAACTGTCCCACCGCTATG ATGACCAAGCTTGGGCAAGACCTCCTAAGCCCCCCACTTTTGGAGAATTCCTTTCTCAGCACAAAGCTGAAGTCAGCAGCcgcaggaggagaaagaacagcCGACCTCAGGCCAAGGTGGCCCCTCGTGCCTATAG TGACCACGATAATCGCTGGGAGACAAAAGAGGAAGCTGTGTCCTCAGCCCCAGAGTCCTCTCAGTCCATATCCTTGGAGGAGACACCCACACAG CAGCCTTCTGAGACCCCAGCCCCAGCTCATCGGCCTCCTGAGGAGGATGGTGAGGAAGAtgtgggggaagaagaggaggagggagaagaagaggaagatgaggaagatgaagaatGGGAGGATGTGAGTGAAGATGttactgaggaggaggaagaggaagaagagtttgacgaggaggaagagggtcctaaggaccaggaagcagcagctgtTGCTGATCACCAGCCTGAAGCTGAGCCTGCTGGGAAGCCCACCTGTGAGCAGGCGGACCCCGTGCCTGCCGGGCCCCAGGAGTTGCTGTCCCCAGTCCCTGTTGAACCTCCCAGCCCCTTCTCACCCTCTGAGGACCACCAGCCTGTGTCTGACTGGG GAGGTGACCAGCCAGCCCTTGCCTCCTTGGAGAGCGGGCCCAGCTTGGCAGGAACCCTGAAGTCTGAAGAAGAAGGGCCTGAAGCATCTCCAG AGGTGGGCCCCGAGGGCCAGGAGACGGCGGAGATCACAGACTTCCAGAGGGTGCGTTTCTGCAAGGTGGTGGCGGCTGCTCCGCCGCCGGGGGCTGCCCGCTGA